CTTTTTGAGATAGTCGCTTAACTCATGAAGTGATTCGCTAAACACTTCGTTTGTTCCCATATTTTTTCCTCCTATACCCATTAGACTGCATTAACGATCCAATCGACGAAATTTGATACATAAAGTATACATAATATTTTGATAATCATACATATAGAAACTTAAAAACGCGTGTCGATATGACTTAAAAAGTAAAAAAAAAGAAGCAAGTGCTTTTGTCTTATAACAGTGACCCTGCTATTTTGACCTTGCTTCTTTGGCTTTAAGCGACGTAACAAGACTGTCTGAAATTGCCTGTGCGATGGCATCTTGATGGTTCATATAAAGCGTATAGTCCGATTGATTATCAATATGAACAACTTCAAGTAACATACTTGGAATCCCTTGTTGGGCGATGGTTTGTTGGGTTATAAATTCATCATCACTGTATACGATACTGTTTCCTGTGATCAATTGAAGTGCGTTTGATACCGCATAGTGCACGGTTAAATCAGAGTCGTTATAGGTGTTGTATATGATTTGTGTTCCTGAATATAGACCGTGTTCACTGGCATTAAAATGAATCTCAATCACAAAATCATACGGACTAAAATCATACAATGCACCGTGGTATTTGATGTTTCGATATACATTCTCATCAAATAGTGTGACAGCACCACCTAATGTTTCAAGATTCGCTTTGATTAATGTTGCGATATATTGAATATGCGTGTGTTCATAGGACATGTCAAAAGCCACTGCACCTGAATCATAAAAACCGTGTATATCGGTGCCATGTCCCGTAATGAGGGCAATGTGAAGGGGGTTATCATGTACCTGATTTGAGATATCGATGATCTGTAGTTCTTGAGGTGTCGCTTGTGATTGTTGCGCAATGATTTCAAGTTGACGTGTCGAATAATGTTGGTATATGCGGTAATCTTTGAGTGTTTTTAATGCGATTGGGATTGAAATAATGAGGCAGATGAGTGCACTCAACAGTCCGAGATATGGAATTGAACGACTGATTGTTTGTTTAACTTTATGCATGATACCACCCCCTCTGTTACCTTCAGTGTACAGGATGGTTTATTGAAGCGACCAGATATATGATTCATGTGCATATACAGGTTTGTTATAGGGGTAAGGAGGGAAAAAAAGGATGAAATTTGACCAAAAAAGAAAGGTTTTTTTGGGAAAAAGTATGAAAAACAAGATATTATCGATTCTTTTGTTTATAATATTAATTTATAGATGTTATGACATTAGGAAGGTGATCTGAAGATGAGTTTGAAAAAAGACGAAATAAAAGGGATGATACAGAAAAAAAGAAACCTTTGGATGTGGGGGTTACTTGGGATTGTTGTACTTTTATTCTTCATGTATGATAATCCAATCAAAGCGCAACTGGGGCGGTTTATGGGGGTTGTTTCACCGTTTATTGTTGGTATAGTGATTGCTTACCTTTTATCACGTCCAAGTGACATAATCGAGTCTTTTTTTAGAAGATCAAACCATGCGTTTATTGCAAAGAAAGCGCGTGTACTCAGTGTACTTTTGTTATATGTTGGATTAATTACAGGGATCGTGATGATTGCACAATTTGCACTCCCTGTAATTGTGACCAATATCATTGATTTTTCAAGTCATATTTATGACTTCTACTTGCAATTTATGGATACCTTATACTATCAGGATTACCCAACCTGGCTTGAATCCATTTTAACAACAGAGACCATCGATGCAATCATGCAAGCTTTATCCATTGAAAGCATCATTCGATCCATTGGAAATTATGCACCCACACTGGTGCTTACAATCATCAATCTATCATCGGGAATCATTAACTTATTCATCAGTTTAATCTTTTCAATCTATATGCTTGTTTATAAAAAGAATGTGCTGGGCTTTGTGAAGCGTGTCGCGCATGTATTTATGCCTGAAAAACGGCTTTCGCAAGTGAGCATGTATATTGGAAAGTCAAGCGCAATCTTTTACCGCTTTATCTTTGCTCAATTTGTGGATGCTTGCATTTTAGGAACCCTCGCAACCCTTATGTTAACGTTGTTTGGCGTTCAATATGCCATTCTCTTTGGAGTATTTTTAGGGTTTTGTAATATGATTCCATACTTTGGATCCATGATTGGCTCAATTCTAACAACCATCATTACCATCTTTACAGGGGGGCCTCAACTGGCCTTATTAACAGGAGTTGGGCTTTTAATCCTCCAACAAATCGACGGCAACTTTATCGGACCCCGCATTATGGGGGATTCACTTAATATTAATCCGATGTTAATCATTGTTTCGATTACAATCGGAGGGGCTTATTTTGGAGTAGTTGGTATGTTTGTATCCGTGCCTTTAAGTGCGATTATTAAGCTGTTTGTGGATGATTTCTTGGATTATAAAGAGCGTAATCTTAAGAATTAATGCAACAAAATAGTGTTACAATCCAGCGACCATATCACCAATATCTATGAACATAAATACGCCACTATAAAAAATCTTCAAGTAGAAGGAGAAAATAAGCTTATACATTTCTGAAGTTCAGTGATATAATCTGAGTTACAAACAGTACTTAGCTGTCTGTATAATGATAGAGAATTTTTATAACCTGAACTGGAGATGTTAAACAATGAAATCAATCTACATCTTACTTACACGCTCAAAGACTGCGGTGTCAAAAATGATATATCAAGTAACTCAAGATGCTTATACGCATGTATCGATTTCCTTTGAACCATCACTTCAACCGATGTATAGTTTTGCACGTAAATACAACTATACACCCTTACCTGCGGGCCTTAAGGATGAAGACTTGGACAACGGGTTCTATAAGCGTTTTGAAAATATCCCGTGTGCGTTGTATGAGCTTAACGTTGACGAAGACGTTTACGAAAAGGCGAAAGCGCATGTGGAGAGTATGAAACTCCAAATGGATGAATATCGATTCAGCCTCTTTGGCCTTGTTATGTGTAAGTTCAACATTCCCTACGAAAGAGAAAACTACTATTTCTGTTCACAATTCGTTGGGGAAATCTTGGCATCATGTGGTGCTTTAGACTTACCAAAACCACCAACCTTAATGCGTCCTGCAGATTACATGGAGTTTTCTGAATTGAAGTGTATCTTTGAAGGGGATGTGAAACGCCTTCGGACGGAATATCGAAAAGTTGAAGACAAGGATGAACCATCCAGTATCTTAAACTTCTTAAGAATGAGATAAAAAAGCAGCTAAATGCTGCTTTTGATGTTTATGGGGAGCTTGACTTCAAAAATTGTAATGTCTTCATTGGATTGTTTGATGCGAATGGTACCTTGATGAAGATCAACGATTCGTTTAGCTAAAGGGAGTCCAAGGCCATTGCCTTCTGTGGTGCGTGAACGATCTGATTGATAGAATTTCTCAAAGACACGGTTCCATACATTAAAGGGGATGGGTTCACCACTGTTTGAGATGAGGACGGATACCATCGCATCTACGTGTGTGATTTCAATTTTAATTTCAGAGCCTTTTGGTGCAAATTTAATGGCGTTGGTTAACACGTTTATCCAAACTTGCTTCAACATTTCTTCATTGCCTTCAATGGTGATTTCATCACTATCAAAATCAAGTGTCAACTGTTTGGGTT
This DNA window, taken from Erysipelothrix larvae, encodes the following:
- a CDS encoding N-acetylmuramoyl-L-alanine amidase encodes the protein MHKVKQTISRSIPYLGLLSALICLIISIPIALKTLKDYRIYQHYSTRQLEIIAQQSQATPQELQIIDISNQVHDNPLHIALITGHGTDIHGFYDSGAVAFDMSYEHTHIQYIATLIKANLETLGGAVTLFDENVYRNIKYHGALYDFSPYDFVIEIHFNASEHGLYSGTQIIYNTYNDSDLTVHYAVSNALQLITGNSIVYSDDEFITQQTIAQQGIPSMLLEVVHIDNQSDYTLYMNHQDAIAQAISDSLVTSLKAKEARSK
- a CDS encoding AI-2E family transporter, translating into MSLKKDEIKGMIQKKRNLWMWGLLGIVVLLFFMYDNPIKAQLGRFMGVVSPFIVGIVIAYLLSRPSDIIESFFRRSNHAFIAKKARVLSVLLLYVGLITGIVMIAQFALPVIVTNIIDFSSHIYDFYLQFMDTLYYQDYPTWLESILTTETIDAIMQALSIESIIRSIGNYAPTLVLTIINLSSGIINLFISLIFSIYMLVYKKNVLGFVKRVAHVFMPEKRLSQVSMYIGKSSAIFYRFIFAQFVDACILGTLATLMLTLFGVQYAILFGVFLGFCNMIPYFGSMIGSILTTIITIFTGGPQLALLTGVGLLILQQIDGNFIGPRIMGDSLNINPMLIIVSITIGGAYFGVVGMFVSVPLSAIIKLFVDDFLDYKERNLKN